Proteins encoded within one genomic window of Vidua macroura isolate BioBank_ID:100142 chromosome 2, ASM2450914v1, whole genome shotgun sequence:
- the SON gene encoding protein SON isoform X4 produces MATNIEQILRSFVVSKFREIQEEQQQQHGGAKVEGQPNGDTMPAEQAGPSEASGAAGSCQSDQIVQKIEEVLSGALGTELQCNPDVDKNTVKNSTQSTKRSSTGEDEIPRKKAKKNKKHKSKKKKKKKKKRKKEKKHKKQPKESKLSARPGEPAGVQPAPLLVPEQSSSQVNVQHGVLADANLAGHVQPELCSKPTEGLDNQALGLVSHSVTDSQQSAESLGSGDGTLCAANPPFNLESIQSNIAENTSIAQTRICTSEEQIQQSHENIYPVAVNASVVDTGNYTWSSIPSGIVSKSEIQKDSVEAVGGTEVTLKSQGIGEVKASDAALEPETMEVLTYSEASHQSVSQRAAQGLDTAPESVSLASAVTATPTPANWAHPSAVTVAHVAVAGQEVKIPETTEKSLLMGNVRSVERPLELGAASRTSEPSLQPSVISGSLSMTQGSPAEASGVLKAGVPLQHPLTVAAAIPVTHVEISAKTPPGPGAVTKMKEPAMGSVKALETTMEPVGVVAKDVRAAHESLQGKSVEGITGSATALGASGMFLQHGVLAETRSVDRTQGSALPSGLMGMNLAAEAKGLGATSEPTVVVQTFVPQTAPQVQVAEGFRSPQAKDSEGTSLLRESRPESESHVRGLAPSLSLQKENTQGPGGVLTPAAVVEAKTFTTASMSLQVEGVKASEEAMHCGTVASPGLPALGRTPEPVVACESVEPVREAEASAGVMPWQATAEREPLHASQTESSIIAQSQIMTHTRPLQTEVLRTRKDSEHVPEAETGSREAILETVQTSETSSESIQEQIVGHSAAVLESLPRVEENSMASGVLTGLPDVQTQGSAVEHEIAARRTSTQGNELSEMEKAKYLEPASEAGGMRWLESMKESATVEVTGSETVKEVPMGDASPAVPEYLHAEKQQDLQVVLEAKPAAEWKSLGETAEILGVSEIKSSEAVPKPGDVKGLETTLEHEVTAEVQYVEGVQSQQVEDMVIEKEDAEQTQTSEPLVAETVFSSSHAAEEKVSAETPVAETQDLETAPRTDVELKDAEAAIGLEAETKDLEAAPVPETDAEAGSELIEEGQLEDTPEAEDVKEATPEEDSEKRDSETSDVQPDVAARMKETLMRLENVIEKSSHRTSEKKHDSKKQKRSRSKSQSRSRKRKKKSRSRSTSRRLTSKRARSRSRNYSVSRKKHSKSRSRSVEKRERRMSSRRSRRRRSRSSDRYRSKSRSAEKRLSRRRRSRSSDHYRSKSRSVEKLSSRRSRRRRSRSSDRYRSKSRSVEKRLSSRRSGRRRSRSSDRYRSKSRSVEKRLSSRRSGRRRSRSSDRYRSKSRSAEKRLSSRRSGRRRSRSSDRYRSKSRSVEKRLSSRRSGRRRSRSSDRYRSKSRSAEKRLSSWRSRRRHSRSSDRSKSRSRSSEKGGGKEYSWRFRHRSGSSDRSKSRSRSVEKRGRKASVRRSKRQRSKSSDRYKSRSRSVEKRDRKQSSRKSKRQRSKSSDRYKSRSKSVEKKKESSRKSKRRRSKSSERYKSRSRSVEKKRKESSKKSKRKRSKSSDSVKSRSKSVEKKDKLSSAKSSSKHAESSELQESAKGLNNDVPQSSFGSEDKSSNGPTSVALSDEGVNGPVLPPSFGSGLSKTSENLEESSSSVEKTADLQHPATSEFDTSKTPDEQELRSTSVEKTQDSELSMTSENGSTEKAAALESSLPPELPYSTSKSRSSSVEKRGDPETSSVAEFQVSASREDESRTAPLKEVEGPELPPALKRDMQIQSSSLPSEGEVSNFSDGPESQHIPGEHKELSQVLQVPERESSQLADSPGAVEAQRPFLPPEMIRPVIPDGCESGQMQEPSLASDGGHFMSPDGHGSGSSFAAPVEEHPLSVDESFKSPHGNEQRFLSVEKVKTPDVSLTPVCGSVEVSADVISVSSFEVRESRSSVDKALDGPTLPQVLEVDCSRSSEMHDSRYLTGKIDGAGSLVMSKSGIPICHDGHKAKYNSFEQTESAELSAASELRCSILPEGYKLTSAAVEKVEIQKPSLSLESGFSVSADGCESVGTPEKLQPPVTAVTSEGGIVLLPDSHELRPVPAEKAEMLNSSEVKHLASPDGYKLRSAYSEEVQVQEPFLILESRRSVASDGHELASTTFERAEEPSQVSENEYTIGLDGPELTSTPAEKTELRKLYQMPEESCLESIDSRDLQSPSAEETQVQQPALVSENEHAVSWVGQELRSSSPEKAEMQEEAVVPDSAVSSKDHRLPLAGKPEVQECSLLPENEYSESPEGQEVMANPAEKEVQEPSLTPGSEYSIFRQGQILQSGPTESTAVQEPVLVPDNQYSASPKGQELICAYPEKPEVQECSLLSENEYEASPKRHHLRSSPVEKEELEEHSEASESESSISTDSQELQPVVAGKTEGQELSLSEGECPMTPEGQELQSSPAERVLAKEPSLTAEHALPPEEYESRSVRAEETEGVDSTLTAERDHLFFESQEVSFTCLQKADAQDRSPTPENEHGASPDGQELRFTTVEKVDGPEPLTLNDRASMSPDGSDLNSTPVEKMDHAMPSLMPEGRSVSPDNCSVGPGEETGDLEPSLRSERRYSTSSYQEGQEPRSPMEEEGLESSVTSEHRRSPSPEGHDQKSIADEEMDDLERRSTSPDEHESRSSIGEEAEDLEQPLTTERRCSESSDEHESRSTTGEEAEDAETSLAAERRDSTSSDDRESRSAAGEDVEDGEPSLTAERRHSTSSDDHESRSSADEEAEDVTAEHRSVSPDGRESRSTVGEEAEDQELSLTAERRHSTSSDEQESRSTAGEDAEDVEPSSAAEQRDSTSSDEQESRSTAGEEAEDVEPLTAEHRRSASPDGAESRSTTAEEEGEDAEPSLTAEQRESTSSDEHESESSSGEEEGEDAEPSLADEEKQDSMPLEQSEEQDSSFVPESRRSESSEREKSRSKSVDKASDKESPQRSVSRHSKSPARQKSRSTSVEKTADKESVRRYRRRRSRSTARQRSQSTSVEKTADKESSRRSRRRRSRSAARQRSQSKSVEKAADKESSRRSRSRRSRSSQRRSKRYDTDSRSRRNRSRSATRRRASRSRSSSLSRSRHRRRSRSRSASRRRRSLSRDRRKRSQRNRSRSTDRRRRRSDSRDRRISLRLRSRSRTPLRQRRSRSRGRRRSSSRSPIRLRRSRSSGRRRYSRSPDRRRSRSSEFSSRSPKRLTDLDKAQLLEIAKANAAAMCAKSGVPLPPSLMPLLSQKKDDKANQKSSRDTLKELTEKCKKIAQSTDDVIVNKPHVSDEEEEERPFYNHPFKLSEPKPIFFNLSTPSIKPAPPPQPKNQVSLSKEFPVSSGSQHRKKEADSVYGEWVPVDKNGKDDGKDDVFPKPAIECVDITTAMNDRAVAQKRLNENSFDLEAMCMLNRAQEQIDAWAQSNSIPGQFTGSTGAQILSSDELTNSGPQAWIRKGQILVAAFLPRSVPALLFTTLRPARPRISS; encoded by the exons ATGGCGACGAATATCGAGCAGATCCTCCGCTCCTTTGTGGTCAGCAAATTCCGGGAgatccaggaggagcagcagcagcagcacggcgG tGCAAAGGTGGAAGGCCAGCCCAATGGTGACACGATGCCAGCTGAGCAGGCCGGGCCTTCCGaagcctctggagctgctgggagttGTCAGAGTGATCAGATAGTGCAGAAAATAGAGGAAGTGCTCTCGGGAGCCCTCgggacagagctgcagtgcaACCCAG ATGTAGacaaaaatactgtgaaaaataGTACTCAGTCTACAAAAAGGAGCTCTACTGGTGAAGATGAAATTCctaggaaaaaagcaaagaaaaacaagaagcacaaaagcaagaagaagaagaaaaagaagaagaaaaggaagaaagagaaaaagcataaaaagcaACCAAAGGAATCCAAGTTGAGTGCACGTCCCGGCGAACCTGCGGGCGTGCAGCCGGCCCCTCTCTTGGTGCCAGAGCAGTCCAGCTCCCAAGTGAATGTACAGCATGGAGTGCTTGCAGATGCAAACCTGGCTGGCCACGTGCAGCCAGAACTGTGCTCAAAACCAACGGAGGGGCTTGATAATCAAGCTTTAGGACTTGTTTCTCATTCAGTGACTGATTCTCAGCAATCTGCAGAAAGTCTTGGAAGTGGGGATGGGACTTTGTGTGCAGCAAATCCTCCATTTAATTTAGAAAGCATCCAGTCTAATATCGCAGAAAATACTAGTATAGCTCAAACTAGAATTTGCACTAGTGAAGAACAAATTCAACAGtcccatgaaaatatttatcctgTAGCTGTTAATGCCAGTGTTGTTGATACTGGAAATTATACTTGGTCCAGCATCCCATCTGGAATTGTCAGTAAATCAGAGATTCAGAAAGATTCAGTAGAAGCAGTAGGAGGTACAGAAGTCACTCTGAAATCTCAAGGCATTGGGGAAGTAAAAGCTTCAGACGCAGCTCTCGAGCCTGAGACCATGGAGGTGTTGACTTACTCAGAAGCATCTCATCAGTCTGTGTCTCAGAGGGCAGCACAGGGGTTGGACACAGCTCCAGAATCCGTGTCCTTGGCAAGTGCTGTGACAGCAACCCCTACACCTGCTAATTGGGCACATCCAAGTGCTGTGACTGTAGCTCACGTGGCCGTGGCTGGGCAAGAAGTGAAAATTccagaaacaactgaaaaatctCTGCTCATGGGAAATGTGAGAAGTGTGGAGAGACCTTTGGAACTGGGGGCTGCGAGCAGAACTTCGGAgccatccctgcagccctcagtTATATCTGGGAGTTTGAGCATGACGCAGGGCAGCCCTGCGGAGGCTTCCGGTGTTCTGAAAGCAGGTGTACCTTTGCAACATCCTTTGACAGTAGCTGCAGCCATCCCTGTGACCCACGTGGAAATAAGTGCCAAAACACCTCCAGGACCAGGAGCTGTTACAAAAATGAAGGAACCAGCTATGGGAAGTGTGAAAGCTTTAGAAACAACCATGGAACCTGTGGGTGTTGTAGCAAAAGATGTCAGAGCAGCTCATGAAAGTCTGCAAGGCAAAAGTGTGGAAGGTATCACTGGTTCTGCAACAGCACTGGGTGCATCAGGAATGTTCCTACAACATGGAGTGTTGGCAGAAACAAGGAGTGTGGACAGAACCCAGGGATCTGCACTTCCATCAGGATTGATGGGTATGAACTTGGCTGCAGAGGCAAAAGGATTAGGAGCAACTTCAGAACCCACAGTGGTTGTACAGACCTTTGTTCCCCAAACAGCTCCACAAGTCCAGGTGGCAGAGGGTTTTAGGAGTCCACAAGCAAAGGATTCAGAAGGTACTTCATTGCTGAGAGAATCAAGACCTGAGAGTGAATCACACGTGAGAGGTTTGGCACCTTCCCTGtctttgcagaaggaaaacacacaagGTCCAGGAGGAGTCCTGACACCAGCGGCTGTGGTGGAAGCAAAAACTTTTACAACAGCTTCGATGTCCTTACAAGTAGAAGGTGTGAAAGCTTCAGAAGAAGCTATGCATTGTGGGACTGTTGCAAGTCCAGGACTTCCTGCCTTAGGAAGGACTCCTGAACCTGTAGTTGCATGTGAAAGCGTGGAACCAGTTAGAGAGGCTGAGGCGTCAGCAGGGGTGATGCCATGGCAAgccacagcagagagagaacCTCTCCATGCAAGCCAGACAGAGAGTTCCATCATTGCCCAGTCTCAGATCATGACACACACAAGGCCCTTACAAACTGAGGTGCTGAGGACGAGAAAGGATTCGGAGCATGTTCCAGAAGCAGagacagggagcagagaagCAATCCTGGAAACTGTGCAAACTTCAGAAACCAGTTCAGAATCTATTCAGGAACAAATAGTAGGTCATTCAGCAGCAGTATTGGAGTCTTTGCCCAGAGTGGAAGAAAATAGTATGGCATCAGGAGTACTGACAGGATTGCCAGATGTGCAAACTCAGGGATCTGCTGTAGAACATGAAATTGCAGCAAGGAGGACCAGCACACAAGGAAATGAGCTCTCAGAAATggagaaagcaaaatatctgGAGCCAGCATCAGAAGCTGGAGGAATGAGGTGGTTGGAGAGCATGAAAGAGTCTGCAACAGTAGAGGTGACAGGTTCTGAAACAGTTAAAGAGGTACCCATGGGTGATGCTTCACCAGCTGTTCCAGAATACTTgcatgctgaaaagcagcaagatcTTCAAGTAGTTCTAGAAGCAAAACCTGCTGCAGAATGGAAGAGTTTAGGAGAGACTGCAGAAATCTTGGGTgtatctgaaataaaatcttctGAAGCAGTTCCAAAACCAGGGGATGTGAAAGGCCTGGAAACCACCCTGGAACATGAAGTGACAGCCGAGGTACAATATGTAGAAGGAGTACAGAGTCAACAGGTGGAGGATATGGTGATTGAGAAGGAAGATGCGGAGCAGACTCAAACATCTGAGCCTTTAGTAGCAGAAACAGTTTTTAGTTCTTCacatgcagcagaggaaaaagttTCAGCAGAGACTCCTGTAGCAGAAACACAAGATTTGGAAACAGCTCCTCGGACTGATGTAGAGCTGAAAGATGCAGAAGCAGCTATAGGGTTGGAGGCAGAGACAAAAGATTTGGAAGCAGCCCCAGTACCTGAGACTGATGCAGAAGCAGGTTCAGAACTTATAGAGGAAGGCCAGTTGGAAGACACTCCAGAGGCTGAGGATGTCAAAGAAGCAACTCCTGAAGAGGACTCAGAGAAAAGAGACTCGGAAACATCTGATGTGCAACCAGATGTGGCGGCACGAATGAAGGAGACTCTCATGAGGCTTGAGAATGTTATTGAAAAAAGTAGTCATAGAACCAGTGAGAAAAAACATgattcaaagaaacagaaaaggagcCGTTCCAAGTCTCAGTCCAGGTCTAGGAAGCGGAAGAAAAAATCAAGGTCACGTTCTACTTCCAGGCGTTTGACCTCTAAAAGAGCGCGTTCTAGGAGCAGAAACTATTCAGTTTCCAGAAAAAAGCATTCCAAATCTAGGTCCCGATCTgtggagaagagagagagacgAATGTCTTCCCGGCGGTCCAGGCGTAGACGTTCTAGGTCATCTGACCGTTACAGGTCTAAATCCAGATCAGCAGAAAAGAGATTGTCCAGACGGAGACGTTCCAGGTCGTCTGACCACTACAGGTCTAAATCCAGGTCAGTGGAGAAACTGTCCTCCAGACGGTCCAGACGCAGACGCTCCAGGTCATCTGACCGCTACAGATCCAAGTCCAGATCAGTGGAGAAGCGATTGTCCTCCCGAAGGTCTGGGCGCAGACGTTCCAGGTCGTCCGACCGCTACAGATCTAAGTCACGGTCAGTGGAGAAGCGACTGTCCTCTCGAAGGTCTGGGCGGAGACGTTCCAGGTCTTCTGACCGCTACAGGTCCAAGTCCAGGTCAGCGGAGAAGCGGTTGTCTTCCCGAAGGTCCGGGCGCAGACGTTCCAGGTCTTCTGACCGCTACAGATCCAAGTCCAGGTCAGTGGAGAAGCGGCTGTCCTCCCGAAGGTCCGGGCGCAGACGTTCCAGGTCGTCGGACCGCTACAGGTCTAAGTCCAGGTCAGCAGAAAAGAGGTTGTCCTCCTGGCGATCCCGCCGCAGACATTCCAGGTCCTCTGACCGCTCAAAATCTAGATCCAGGTCTTCAGAAAAGGGAGGAGGCAAAGAATACTCCTGGAGGTTCAGACATCGGTCTGGTTCCTCTGATCGTTCAAAATCCAGGTCAAGATCTGTTGAGAAAAGAGGTCGGAAGGCATCTGTACGGAGGTCCAAACGTCAGCGCTCGAAGTCCTCGGATCGCTACAAGTCTCGATCCCGGTCAGTAGAAAAAAGGGATCGAAAGCAATCATCGCGGAAGTCTAAACGTCAGCGCTCCAAGTCCTCTGACCGCTACAAGTCTAGATCcaaatcagtggaaaaaaagaaggaatccTCACGAAAATCCAAGCGTCGACGCTCAAAATCTTCTGAACGTTACAAGTCTAGGTCTAGGTCTGTCGAAAAAAAGCGCAAGGAGTcttcaaaaaaatccaaacggaAACGTTCCAAGTCCTCTGACAGTGTTAAGTCAAGGTCCaaatctgtagaaaaaaaagataagttATCCTCAGCAAAGTCCAGTAGCAAGCATGCGGAGTCTTCTGAACTTCAGGAGTCAGCCAAAGGTCTTAATAATGATGTTCCTCAATCTTCTTTTGGAAGTGAAGATAAATCCTCTAATGGTCCCACATCAGTAGCTTTGTCTGATGAAGGAGTAAACGGCCCAGTGCTGCCACCATCATTTGGAAGTGGATTATCCAAAACTTCAGAGAATCTTGAGGAAAGCTCCTCATCTGTTGAGAAAACAGCAGATCTGCAGCATCCTGCCACATCTGAATTTGATACCTCCAAAACCCCAGATGAGCAGGAATTGAGATCCACATCTGTGGAAAAAACACAGGATTCAGAGCTGTCTATGACATCTGAAAATGGATCaactgaaaaagcagcagctctggagtcTTCATTGCCACCTGAACTTCCATATTCCACATCCAAGTCAAGATCCTCATCTGTTGAAAAAAGGGGAGATCCAGAAACTTCTTCAGTAGCAGAATTTCAAGTCTCTGCATCCCGTGAAGATGAGTCCAGAACTGCACCTCTCAAAGAAGTAGAAGGTCCAGAGCTTCCTCCAGCACTTAAAAGAGACATGCAAATTCAGTCATCTTCTCTCCCGTCCGAAGGTGAGGTCTCCAACTTCTCTGATGGTCCTGAATCGCAGCACATCCCTGGTGAACACAAAGAGCTTTCACAGGTTCTGCAAGTACCTGAACGTGAGTCTTCCCAGCTGGCTGACAGCCCTGGAGCAGTGGAAGCTCAGAGGCCTTTCCTGCCACCTGAAATGATCCGCCCTGTGATCCCCGATGGCTGTGAGTCAGGCCAGATGCAGGAGCCGTCTCTGGCTTCTGACGGTGGACATTTCATGTCTCCTGATGGACACGGATCAGGATCCAGCTTCGCTGCACCAGTAGAGGAGCATCCATTGTCTGTAGACGAGTCCTTTAAGTCACCACATGGAAATGAACAAAGATTTTTATCTGTTGAAAAAGTCAAGACTCCAGATGTTTCCCTGACACCTGTGTGTGGTTCTGTTGAGGTGTCTGCCGACGTCATTTCAGTGTCTTCTTTTGAAGTTCGTGAGTCCAGATCATCTGTTGACAAAGCTTTAGACGGTCCAACGCTTCCACAAGTGCTTGAGGTTGACTGCTCCAGATCTTCGGAAATGCATGATTCGAGATACCTAACTGGAAAAATAGATGGTGCAGGATCTTTGGTGATGTCTAAAAGTGGGATTCCCATATGCCACGATGGCCACAAAGCAAAGTACAATTCCTTTGAGCAAACAGAAAGTGCAGAACTGTCAGCGGCATCTGAGCTCCGGTGTTCCATCTTACCTGAAGGCTATAAATTGACATCTGCTGCAGTTGAAAAAGTGGAGATCCAGAAGCCTTCTCTCTCACTGGAAAGTGGCTTCTCCGTGTCTGCTGATGGCTGTGAATCAGTGGGCACACCTGAAAAACTACAGCCCCCAGTGACTGCTGTGACATCGGAAGGTGGGATCGTGCTGTTGCCAGACAGTCACGAGCTGAGACCCGTCCCTGCggagaaagcagaaatgctGAATTCATCTGAAGTGAAACACCTGGCGTCCCCTGATGGCTACAAGCTGAGATCTGCCTACAGTGAAGAAGTGCAGGTGCAGGAGCCCTTTCTGATACTGGAAAGCAGGCGTTCTGTTGCCTCCGATGGTCATGAGTTGGCATCCACCACTTTTGAAAGAGCTGAGGAGCCTTCTCAAGTGTCTGAAAATGAGTACACAATAGGGCTTGATGGCCCGGAGTTGACATCAACCCCTGCTGAAAAAACAGAGCTGCGGAAGCTTTATCAGATGCCTGAAGAAAGCTGTCTGGAGTCCATCGACAGCCGGGACCTGCAGTCACCCTCTGCTGAAGAGACACAGGTACAGCAGCCTGCTCTGGTGTCTGAAAATGAACATGCTGTGTCCTGGGTGGGCCAGGAGTTGAGGTCCAGCTCTCCTGAGAAGGCAGAGAtgcaggaggaggctgtggtTCCTGACAGTGCTGTATCTTCTAAAGATCACAGATTGCCCTTGGCTGGAAAACCAGAAGTGCAGGAGTGTTCTCTGCTGCCTGAAAATGAATACAGTGAGTCTCCTGAGGGCCAGGAGGTGATGGCCAACCCTGCTGAGAAGGAGGTGCAAGAACCTTCTCTGACACCTGGCAGTGAATATTCCATCTTCCGTCAAGGCCAAATACTGCAGTCTGGCCCCACTGaaagcacagcagtgcaggagccAGTGCTGGTCCCAGACAACCAATACTCTGCATCTCCCAAAGGGCAGGAGCTGATCTGTGCGTACCCTGAAAAACCAGAGGTGCAGGAGTGTTCTTTGCTGTCTGAAAACGAGTACGAGGCATCCCCCAAAAGGCATCATTTGAGATCCAGTCCTGTTGAAAAAGAAGAATTGGAGGAACACTCTGAAGCATCTGAAAGTGAAAGTTCAATATCCACTGATAGCCAGGAGTTGCAGCCTGTTGTTGCTGGAAAAACAGAGGGGCAGGAATTGTCCTTGTCTGAAGGTGAATGTCCCATGACTCCTGAAGGTCAGGAGCTGCAGTCCAGCCCTGCTGAAAGAGTACTAGCCAAGGAACCTTCTCTGACAGCTGAACATGCTCTGCCACCTGAAGAGTACGAGTCAAGATCGGTGCGTGCTGAGGAAACAGAGGGTGTGGATTCTACTTTGACAGCTGAACGTGACCATCTCTTTTTCGAGAGCCAGGAGGTGAGTTTCACCTGTCTTCAGAAAGCAGATGCGCAGGACCGTTCTCCAACACCTGAAAATGAACATGGAGCATCTCCTGATGGGCAGGAGTTGAGATTCACCACTGTTGAAAAAGTAGATGGTCCTGAACCTTTGACACTGAATGATAGAGCCTCCATGTCCCCTGATGGCAGCGACTTGAATTCCACCCCTGTTGAAAAAATGGATCATGCAATGCCTTCTTTAATGCCTGAAGGGCGCTCGGTGTCTCCTGATAACTGCAGTGTGGGCCCTGGTGAAGAAACGGGGGATCTGGAGCCCTCTTTGAGATCTGAGCGTAGATACTCCACATCCTCCTACCAGGAAGGTCAGGAGCCGAGGTCTCCCATGGAGGAAGAGGGTCTGGAGTCCTCTGTGACTTCTGAACATAGACGATCCCCATCCCCTGAGGGCCATGACCAGAAGTCTATTGCAGATGAAGAAATGGATGATCTGGAGAGGCGTTCCACTTCCCCTGATGAGCACGAGTCAAGATCTAGCATTGGTGAAGAAGCAGAGGATCTGGAGCAGCCTTTGACAACAGAACGTAGGTGCTCTGAGTCCTCTGATGAGCACGAGTCAAGGTCAACCACCGGAGAAGAGGCAGAGGATGCAGAGACCTCTTTGGCAGCTGAAAGAAGAGATTCCACATCCTCTGATGACCGTGAGTCGAGGTCTGCTGCTGGGGAAGACGTAGAAGATGGGGAGCCCTCCTTGACAGCTGAACGTAGACACTCCACATCTTCTGATGACCATGAGTCGAGGTCTTCAGCTGATGAAGAAGCAGAGGATGTGACAGCTGAACATCGCTCTGTGTCTCCTGATGGACGTGAGTCACGGTCAACCGTTGGTGAGGAAGCAGAGGACCAGGAGCTCTCTTTGACAGCTGAGCGTAGACACTCCACATCTTCAGATGAACAGGAGTCAAGGTCTACTGCTGGTGAAGATGCAGAGGATGTGGAACCCTCCTCGGCAGCTGAGCAAAGAGATTCCACCTCATCAGACGAGCAAGAGTCAAGGTCTACTGCTGGTGAAGAAGCTGAGGATGTGGAACCTCTGACAGCTGAACACAGACGTTCGGCATCCCCTGATGGGGCTGAATCGAGGTCTACCACTGctgaagaagaaggagaggaTGCAGAGCCCTCCTTGACAGCTGAACAAAGAGAGTCCACATCGTCAGATGAGCATGAGTCAGAGTCTTCCAGTGGcgaagaggagggagaggatgCAGAACCCTCTTTGGCAGatgaggaaaagcaggattCCATGCCTCTTGAGCAGTCAGAGGAACAGGACTCTTCCTTTGTCCCTGAAAGCAGACGTTCTGAGTCTTCCGAGCGTGAAAAATCCAGATCCAAATCTGTTGATAAAGCATCTGACAAGGAGTCTCCACAGAGATCTGTAAGCAGGCACTCAAAGTCTCCTGCTCGCCAGAAGAGTCGATCCACATCTGTGGAAAAAACAGCAGACAAGGAATCCGTGCGGAGGTACAGACGGAGACGCTCCAGGTCCACGGCTCGCCAGAGGAGCCAGTCAACATCTGTAGAGAAGACAGCAGACAAGGAATCCTCACGCAGGTCCAGGCGGAGACGCTCCAGGTCCGCTGCTCGCCAGAGGAGTCAGTCCAAGTCTGTGGAGAAAGCAGCAGACAAAGAATCATCGCGCAGGTCCAGAAGCCGGCGCTCCAGGTCCTCCCAGCGCAGGTCCAAGAGATACGACACAGACTCGCGCTCCAGACGGAATCGCTCCAGGTCAGCCACGCGGAGAAGAGCATCCAGGTCTCGGTCCAGCTCGTTGTCACGTTCCAGGCACAGGAGGAGAAGCAGGTCAAGGTCGGCATCGCGAAGGCGGCGCTCCTTGTCCAGAGACAGGCGCAAGAGGTCTCAGAGAAACAGATCGAGATCTACtgacaggagaaggagaagatcCGACTCCAGAGACCGCAGGATATCGCTCCGATTGCGGAGCAGGAGTCGGACCCCTCTTCGCCAGAGGCGGTCGCGGTCCAGGGGAAGGAGACGGAGCTCCAGCAGGTCCCCGATCCGGCTGCGGCGCTCGCGGTCCTCGGGGAGAAGGCGCTACAGCAGGTCCCCCGACCGGCGCAGGTCCAGGTCCTCGGAGTTCTCCAGCAGATCACCCAAACGTCTTACAGACCTGG ACAAGGCCCAGCTGCTTGAGATCGCCAAAGCCAACGCAGCCGCCATGTGCGCGAAGTCTGGCGTGCCCTTACCCCCGAGCCTGATGCCTCTGCTGTCCCAGAAGAAGGATGACAAAGCCAACCAGAAGTCCTCGAGGGACACCCTGAAGGAGCTCACTGAG aaatgcaagaAGATTGCTCAGAGCACTGATGATGTGATAGTGAACAAGCCTCACGTTTctgatgaagaggaggaagaacgTCCTTTCTATAACCATCCTTTTAAGCTGAGTGAACCCAAACCTATTTTCTTCAATTTAAGT actCCCAGCATAAAACCAGCACCACCACCCCAACCAAAAAACCAGGTCAGCCTGTCCAAGGAATTCCCTGTTTCCTCTGGGTCTCAGCATAGGAAGAAGGAGGCAGACAGTGTGTATGGAGAGTGGGTTCCCGTGGACAAAAACGGCAAAGACGACGGCAAGGACGATGTTTTCCCCAAGCCAGCCATTGAG TGTGTGGACATAACCACAGCCATGAACGACAGAGCAGTGGCCCAGAAAAGGCTCAATGAGAACTCCTTTGACCTGGAGGCCATGTGCATGTTGAACCGGGCACAGGAGCAG ATCGACGCCTGGGCTCAGTCCAACTCCATCCCTGGGCAGTTCACGGGCAGCACCGGAGCGCAGATCCTGTCCTCGGACGAGCTCACCAACAGCGGGCCCCAGGCGTGGATTCGAAAG GGTCAAATCCTTGTAGCCGCCTTCTTGCCACGGTCAGTGCCAGCCCTACTATTCACAACACTGCGGCCAGCGAGGCCTAG GATCAGTTCTTAA